Part of the Streptomyces sp. NBC_01353 genome, ACGTGACTTCGGCACGAGGGACTCTCCTGTCGATGCGCTGCGTGACCGCGCAGGGAACTGTGGCTGGCGCCGGGGCGGGACGACTGTGACGTAGGAGGACCACTGCGTCCCCCGGGCGTCCGTTAGCGTAGTGGTTCCGCGGCACCGAAGGGGATCAGGGTACGTTGAGCAATTCCGCCGACACATCCCCCGGGCCGGGCCGAACCGCTGGGTGGCGCCCCGTCCGGGTGCTGACCGCTGCCGTCTTCGCCCTCGCCGGACTGATCTTCGTGACCAGTTTCAACACCGCGAAGGGCACCAACATCCGGACGGACGCCTCCCTGCTGAGGCTCTCCGACCTGATCGAGGAGCGCAGCCACAAGAACGCCGGCCTGGACGAGTCCACCGCCACCCTGCGCGGGCAGGTCGACGCCCTCGCCGCCCGCGACGACGGCTCCACCAGCGCCGAGGACGCCAAGCTGCGCGCCCTGGAGACGGCCGCCGGGACCGCCGAGATCTCGGGGCCCGGCCTGACCGTCACCCTCAACGACGCCCCGCCGAACGCCCAGGCCGCCCCCGGCTACCCCGAACCGCAGGCCAACGACCTCGTCATCCACCAGCAGGACCTCCAGGCCGTCGTCAACGCCCTGTGGAAGGGCGGCGCCCGGGGTATCCAGGTGATGGACCAGCGGCTCATCTCCACCAGCGCCGTGCGCTGCGTGGGCAACACCCTGATCCTCCAGGGCCGCGTCTACTCACCCCCGTACAAGATCACCGCTGTGGGCGACCGGGGGAAGCTGACCACGGCGCTCGCCGACGCGCCCGCCGTCCAGAACTACCAGCTGTACGTGAAGGCGTACGGGCTCGGCTGGAAAGTGAACGAGCACAGGGCGGTGACTCTTCCCGGCTACTCCGGCACAGTGGATCTCCACTACGCGAAGCCTGTGAGCTGACTGCGGGGAGGCCCGGCCGGTGGCGGTGCGACTGATCGTCAGAACGTTCAGCGAGCTGTGCATCACCGTCGGGACCGTGATCGTCCTCTTCGTCGTGTACGTGATGTTCTGGACCGGAGTCCAGGCCGAGAGCGCAACGGCCGGCCAGATCGACACCCTGGAACAGGAGTGGATCGACCGCCCCGTCCCCGGCACCACGGCGGCCGCACCGCCCCCGAAG contains:
- a CDS encoding DUF881 domain-containing protein, which codes for MSNSADTSPGPGRTAGWRPVRVLTAAVFALAGLIFVTSFNTAKGTNIRTDASLLRLSDLIEERSHKNAGLDESTATLRGQVDALAARDDGSTSAEDAKLRALETAAGTAEISGPGLTVTLNDAPPNAQAAPGYPEPQANDLVIHQQDLQAVVNALWKGGARGIQVMDQRLISTSAVRCVGNTLILQGRVYSPPYKITAVGDRGKLTTALADAPAVQNYQLYVKAYGLGWKVNEHRAVTLPGYSGTVDLHYAKPVS